In one Alnus glutinosa chromosome 12, dhAlnGlut1.1, whole genome shotgun sequence genomic region, the following are encoded:
- the LOC133851283 gene encoding nodulation receptor kinase-like, which produces MMEGSDYFILRLLEWFILCFFILVRSTCGQEGFVSLRCCSDSNFTDQITSINWTPDDSWFPNKTGCRDEPNIEAWKKHKDYGKARIFNIDSGKRCYRLTSIKEQDYLVRGTFLFGDLLRTTLDTSFDVLVGVTGISRVNSSEDSEVEGIFRATKDHIDFCLEKVQGDPYISKLELRPLKDLNYLQNFSSTTVLKSVHRIDVGNTGVDIRYPSDKSDRIWKPDTNSTARGSRLSVNVSNYSANNATPPLEVLQTALYHSERLEFQESLDKRDYEYRVFLYFFELNKTSKHGDRVFDIYINNEKVKENFEILANGYNYKEVVWDVRANGSLNLTLIKASGSLFGPICNAYEILQVREINQSYGEFDLQVQQTDEKDVEVAWRVRNELLVSNQANAVLESWSGDPCLPKPWQGLACALHNGSAIITSLNLSSMNLQGSIPHSITELANIETLNMSYNQFNGSIPEFPDSSMLKSVDISHNYLAGSLPESLISLPHLQSLYFGCNPYLDKEPQSSFNSTIHTDNGRCDSNESPRVRVSVIATVACGSFLFTVTVGVIFVCIYRKKSMPRGRFDGKGHQLTENVLIYLPSKDDISIKSITIERFTLEDIDTATENYKTLIGEGGFGSVYRGTLSDGQEVAVKVRSATSTQGTREFENELNLLSEIRHENLVPLLGHCSENDQQILVYPFMSNGSLQDRLYGEPAKRKTLDWPTRLSIALGAARGLTYLHTNAKRCIIHRDVKSSNILLDHSMCAKVADFGFSKYAPQEGDCVSLEVRGTAGYLDPEYYSTQQLSDKSDVYSFGVVLLEIVTGREPLNIHRPRNEWSLVEWAKAYIRDSQIDEMVDPSIRGGYHAEAMWRVVEVASTCIESDAASRPFMIDILRELDEALIIETNASEYMRSIDSLGTSSNRFSIVMEKRIVLPPISSSPSEPSPILPQGPSPPQPR; this is translated from the exons ATGATGGAGGGATCGGATTATTTCATTCTGAGACTGCTTGAGTGGTTTATCCTTTGCTTCTTCATACTTGTTCGATCAACCTGTGGACAAGAAG GATTTGTGAGCTTAAGATGCTGTTCTGATTCAAACTTCACGGACCAAATAACCAGTATAAATTGGACACCAGATGATAGCTGGTTCCCTAACAAAACAGGTTGCCGAGATGAACCTAATATTGAAGCATGGAAGAAACATAAGGACTATGGTAAAGCCCGAATATTCAACATAGATTCAGGGAAGAGATGTTATAGGTTAACAAGTATTAAGGAGCAAGATTATCTGGTAAGGGGTACATTTCTTTTTGGTGATTTACTGAGGACAACTTTGGACACTTCCTTTGATGTTTTGGTTGGTGTTACCGGAATAAGCCGAGTAAACTCGTCGGAGGACTCAGAAGTGGAGGGGATTTTTAGAGCTACTAAAGACCATATAGACTTTTGCTTAGAGAAGGTGCAGGGTGATCCTTATATTTCAAAACTTGAACTGAGGCCTCTGAAAGATTTGAACTATCTGCAGAACTTTTCTTCTACCACTGTTCTGAAAAGTGTTCATAGAATTGATGTGGGGAACACAGGAGTAGACATCAG GTACCCATCGGACAAAAGCGACAGAATTTGGAAACCAGATACAAATTCAACAGCCAGGGGATCAAGACTCTCTGTCAACGTTTCCAACTACAGTGCTAATAATGCCACACCACCTCTAGAAGTCCTCCAAACAGCTCTATACCATTCTGAGCGATTGGAGTTCCAAGAATCCCTAGACAAAAGGGACTACGAGTACCGTGTGTTCCTCTACTTCTTTGAGCTCAATAAGACTTCTAAACATGGGGATAGGGTGTTTGATATTTACATTAACAATGAGAAAGTAAAGgagaattttgagatattggcTAATGGGTACAACTACAAGGAGGTTGTTTGGGATGTTAGAGCTAATGGGTCTCTTAATTTGACCTTGATCAAAGCCTCCGGGTCTCTGTTTGGGCCCATTTGCAATGCCTATGAGATCTTGCAGGTGCGAGAGATTAATCAAAGCTATGGTGAGTTCGATTTACAGGTGCAGCAGACTGACGAAAAAGATG TGGAAGTGGCTTGGAGGGTGAGGAATGAGCTGTTGGTATCTAACCAAGCGAATGCAGTGTTGGAGAGTTGGTCTGGAGACCCATGTCTTCCAAAACCCTGGCAGGGTTTGGCTTGTGCGCTCCATAATGGTTCAGCTATCATTACCAGTCT GAATCTTTCTTCAATGAATCTTCAAGGGTCAATCCCTCACAGTATTACTGAACTGGCCAACATAGAAACACT GAATATGAGCTACAATCAGTTCAATGGCAGTATCCCAGAGTTTCCTGATTCCTCCATGTTGAAATCAGT GGATATCAGCCACAATTATCTTGCGGGGTCACTTCCAGAATCTCTAATCTCACTGCCACATTTGCAATCATT ATATTTCGGCTGCAATCCTTATTTAGACAAAGAACCTCAATCCAGCTTCAACAGCACAATACATACAGA CAATGGAAGATGTGATTCAAATGAATCACCACGCGTCAGAGTCAGCGTCATTGCCACTGTTGCATGTGGATCATTCCTATTTACCGTTACAGTCGGGGTCATTTTTGTTTGCATTTACAGAAAAAAATCAATGCCTCGAGGAAGATTTGATGGGAAAGGACACCAATTGACTGAGA ATGTACTTATCTATCTACCCAGCAAAGATGATATCAGTATAAAGTCGATAACTATTGAGAGGTTTACTCTTGAAGACATAGATACAGCCACCGAGAACTACAAAACATTGATAGGTGAAGGAGGTTTTGGATCTGTTTACCGTGGTACTCTATCTGATGGTCAGGAAGTGGCAGTAAAGGTTCGGTCAGCAACATCCACTCAGGGGACTCGGGAATTCGAGAATGAG CTAAACCTGCTTTCAGAAATTCGGCATGAGAACCTGGTGCCTCTTCTTGGTCATTGTAGCGAAAATGACCAACAAATTCTTGTTTATCCTTTTATGTCTAATGGCTCTCTACAAGATCGCCTCTATG GGGAAccagcaaaaagaaaaactctgGACTGGCCAACCAGACTTTCTATTGCTCTTGGTGCTGCTAGAG GTTTGACGTATCTTCACACAAATGCCAAGCGATGCATAATACATAGGGATGTGAAATCAAGCAATATACTTTTGGATCATAGCATGTGCGCTAAGGTTGCAGACTTTGGTTTCTCAAAATATGCTCCTCAAGAAGGAGACTGTGTTTCTTTGGAAGTGAGAGGGACAGCTGGTTACCTAGATCCAGA GTACTATTCGACGCAGCAGTTATCTGATAAAAGTGATGTCTACAGCTTTGGTGTGGTTTTACTTGAAATTGTAACTGGTCGGGAGCCTCTCAACATACATAGACCACGCAATGAATGGAGCTTGGTTGAATGG GCCAAAGCCTATATAAGAGATTCACAGATTGATGAAATGGTGGATCCTAGCATTAGGGGTGGGTACCATGCAGAGGCAATGTGGAGAGTAGTGGAGGTGGCATCGACATGCATTGAGTCTGATGCTGCTTCTCGACCATTCATGATTGACATACTCCGGGAGCTAGACGAAGCTTTGATTATAGAAACCAATGCATCTGAATACATGAGGTCCATAGACAGTTTGGGAACTTCCTCTAATCGCTTCTCTATCGTCATGGAAAAAAGGATTGTTCTACCACCCATTTCATCATCTCCATCAGAGCCATCGCCTATTCTGCCACAAGGCCCGTCTCCTCCACAGCCAAGATAG
- the LOC133851219 gene encoding protein BRICK 1, whose amino-acid sequence MARAGGITNAVNVGIAVQADWENREFISHISLNVRRLFDFLVQFEATTKSKLASLNEKLDTLERRLELLEVQVGTATANPSLFAT is encoded by the exons ATGGCAAGGGCGGGAGGGATCACAAACGCAGTGAACGTCGGGATAGCGGTGCAAGCGGATTGGGAGAACCGAGAGTTCATCTCTCACATTTCCCTCAATGTTCGCCGCCTCTTCGATTTCCTTGTCCAATTCG AGGCTACAACGAAGAGCAAATTGGCGTCATTGAATGAGAAGCTTGACACGCTCGAGCGGCGTCTAGAACTCCTTGAAGTCCAAGTGGGTACTGCGACGGCCAACCCGTCTCTTTTCGCCACATGA
- the LOC133851218 gene encoding probable cytosolic oligopeptidase A, producing the protein MLMATRISITCSIHPLLKRTPRSLLSPKLFPKSYPCPLWSSSFSFCLHTLHKSTSRAPSLSRYCSSLSALSMAASTAVDEPIEANPLIRDFDFPPFDVVEAKHVRPGIRALLKNLEGDLVELERTVEPSWPKLVEPLEKIVDQLAVVWGIVNHLKSVKDSPELRSAIEEVQPEKVKFELRLGQSKPIYNAFKAIQESPDWPSLSDACKRIVESRIKEAILHGVSLEDDKRDQFNKIQQELERLSQKFEENVLDATKKFEKLIKDKKEIEGLPATALGLAAQTAVSKGHENATAENGPWIITLDAPSFMSVMQHARNRSLREEVYRAYVTRASSGDLDNAAIIDQILKLRLEKAKLLNYNNYAEVSMATKMATVEKAEELLEKLRSASWNAAVQDMDDIKKFSKNQGALEADDLNHWDINFWSERLRESKFDINEEELRPFFSLPKVMHGLFDLAKTLFGIDIEPADGLAPVWNKDVRFYCVKDSSSSPVAYFYFDPYTRSSEKKGGAWMDEVVGRSRVLSRDGASARLPVAHMVCNQSPPVGNKPSLMTFREVETVFHEFGHALQHMLTKQDEGLVSGIRGIEWDAVELPSQFMENWCYHRDTLMSIAKHYETGESLPEEVYLKLLAARTFRAGSLSLRQIRFASVDLELHSKYVPGGLETIYDVDRRVSERSQVIPPLPEDRFLCGFSHIFAGGYAAGYYSYKWAEVLSADAFSAFEDTGLDDIKAVKETGHKFRETILALGGGKPPLEVFVEFRGRQPSPEPLLRHNGLLQVPASA; encoded by the exons ATGTTAATGGCTACGCGCATCTCTATCACCTGCTCAATCCACCCACTCCTGAAGCGCACTCCTCGTTCCCTTCTATCTCCCAAGCTATTCCCCAAATCCTATCCCTGTCCCCTCTGGTCCTCGTCGTTCTCCTTCTGCCTCCACACCCTTCATAAGTCTACCTCTAGAGccccttctctctctcgctATTGCTCTTCGCTTTCTGCTCTGTCAATGGCGGCATCTACTGCTGTGGACGAGCCCATCGAAGCCAACCCTCTTATACGAGACTTTGACTTCCCACCCTTCGATGTCGTCGAAGCCAAACACGTTCGCCCCGGGATCCGTGCGCTCTTGAAGAACCTc GAGGGTGATTTGGTGGAATTGGAGCGCACGGTGGAGCCGTCATGGCCGAAGTTGGTGGAGCCACTGGAGAAGATTGTAGACCAGTTGGCTGTTGTCTGGGGGATTGTTAATCATCTTAAGTCTGTCAAGGATTCTCCTGAACTCCGTTCTGCCATTGAAGAAGTTCAG CCTGAGAAGGTTAAGTTTGAGTTGAGGTTGGGACAAAGTAAACCTATTTACAATGCGTTTAAAGCTATTCAAGAATCTCCTGATTGGCCATCACTGAGTGATGCTTGTAAACGTATTGTGGAAT CCCGGATAAAGGAAGCAATTCTTCATGGTGTTTCTCTTGAAGATGATAAAAGAGACCAATTTAACAAAATCCAGCAG GAATTGGAAAGACTATCTCAAAAATTTGAGGAGAATGTTTTGGATGCCACAAAGAAGTTTGAAAAACTAATTAAGGATAAGAAAGAAATTGAAGGGTTGCCCGCTACTGCTCTTGGATTAGCAGCACAAACAGCTGTGTCTAAG GGTCATGAAAATGCTACTGCTGAGAATGGGCCTTGGATAATAACGTTGGATGCTCCAAGTTTTATGTCTGTTATGCAACATGCTCGAAACCGATCTTTGCGTGAGGAAGTCTACCGTGCTTATGTAACTCGTGCCTCTAGTGGAGATTTGGATAATGCAGCAATAATTGACCAGATTTTGAAGCTTAGGTTGGAAAAGGCTAAGCTTCTCAATTACAATAATTATGCTGAG GTAAGCATGGCAACCAAAATGGCTACTGTTGAAAAAGCAGAAGAGCTTCTAGAAAAACTTCGAAGTGCTTCCTGGAATGCTGCGGTTCAAG ATATGGATGACATAAAAAAATTCTCCAAGAATCAGGGTGCACTAGAAGCTGATGATTTGAACCATTGGGACATCAACTTTTGGAGTGAGAGGCTTCGTGAGTCAAAGTTTGACATCAATGAG GAAGAACTACGTCCGTTTTTCTCCTTGCCAAAGGTTATGCATGGCCTTTTTGACCTTGCAAAGACACTGTTTGGAATTGATATTGAGCCAGCTGATGGTCTAGCTCCG GTTTGGAACAAAGATGTTAGATTCTACTGTGTCAAAGATTCCTCAAGTAGTCCTGTTGCGTACTTCTATTTTGATCCATATACTCGATCATCTGAGAAAAAGGGAGGTGCATGGATGGATGAGGTTGTTGGTCGAAGCCGTGTGTTGTCACGTGATGGTGCCTCTGCAAGGTTGCCTGTTGCCCACATGGTGTGCAATCAATCACCACCAGTTGGGAATAAACCAAGCCTCATGACATTCCGTGAG GTTGAGACAGTCTTCCATGAATTTGGTCATGCACTTCAGCATATGCTGACCAAACAGGATGAGGGTCTAGTTTCTGGTATTAGGGGAATTGAGTGGGATGCCGTTGAATTACCTTCTCAGTTCATGGAAAACTGGTGTTACCATAG GGATACTTTGATGAGCATTGCAAAGCATTATGAAACTGGGGAGAGTCTCCCTGAAGAAGTGTATTTGAAGCTTCTTGCAGCTAGGACTTTTCGTGCAGGTTCACTAAGTCTTCGTCAG ATAAGGTTTGCTAGTGTAGATTTGGAGCTGCATTCAAAGTACGTACCTGGTGGGTTGGAAACCATCTATGATGTTGATAGGAGGGTTTCTGAACGGTCACAAGTGATCCCCCCGCTCCCAGAAGACAGGTTTCTTTGTGGTTTCAGCCATATATTTGCAG GTGGATATGCGGCAGGATACTACAGTTACAAG TGGGCTGAGGTATTGTCAGCAGATGCCTTCTCTGCATTTGAAGATACTGGACTAGATGACATCAAG GCCGTGAAAGAAACAGGGCACAAGTTCCGAGAGACTATCCTTGCTCTTGGAGGCGGCAAGCCGCCGCTAGAG GTATTTGTGGAATTCCGTGGGCGCCAACCTTCACCAGAGCCACTGCTGAGGCACAATGGACTGTTACAAGTCCCAGCCTCTGCATAA
- the LOC133851103 gene encoding ribosomal RNA small subunit methyltransferase, mitochondrial: MLRFHKSPTRFITGQHSLSPRQLHARSSRRCRPKSENDDNDEKIRRRQEKPETHMHLYKSRGQHILTNPRVLDSIVRKSHVKPTDTVLEIGPGTGNLTLRLLEAAEKVVAVEIDRRMVEILHKRVAERGFQDRLTVICKDALKTEFPQFDLVVANIPYGISSPLVAKLAYGANPFRSATLLLQKEFARRLLANPGDSEFNRLAVNVKLVADVELVMDVSKRDFVPCPKVDSSVVIIRPKAEVPDVNLDEWWAFTRTCFSKKNKTLGATFKQKRKVLDLLRISRTSCSNGESTSNDSNYDCSNDAAAADNDEEGVDSDEEDMPMSTVFRKKILGVLNSGGFEDKRPSKLSNEELQHLLALFNQAGIYFHDHSKSRDADNVKLAAALSS, translated from the exons ATGCTCCGCTTCCACAAGTCCCCTACGAGGTTCATCACCGGGCAACATTCGCTCTCACCCCGTCAACTACACGCAAGGTCCAGTCGTCGTTGCCGTCCCAAGAGCGAGAACGACGACAATGACGAGAAGATTCGAAGAAGACAGGAGAAACCAGAGACGCATATGCATCTATACAAGAGCAGGGGCCAACACATCCTCACCAACCCAAGAGTTCTTGACTCCATTGTCCGAAAATCCCATGTAAAGCCCACCGATACAGTCCTGGAGATCGGACCCGGTACCGGAAATCTCACTCTGAGGCTTCTAGAAGCTGCCGAAAAGGTTGTCGCCGTTGAAATTGATAGGCGAATGGTTGAGATTCTCCACAAACGCGTAGCCGAGCGTGGGTTTCAAGATCGACTCACT GTTATTTGCAAAGACGCATTAAAGACCGAGTTTCCTCAGTTCGATCTTGTGGTGGCTAACATCCCGTATGGGATATCTTCGCCTCTCGTGGCTAAATTAGCATACGGGGCGAACCCATTTAGGAGCGCCACGCTTCTCCTTCAGAAAGAGTTTGCACGGAGACTGTTGGCTAATCCTGGTGACTCAGAGTTCAACCGCTTGGCGGTAAATGTGAAGCTGGTGGCTGATGTAGAGCTCGTCATGGACGTCAGCAAAAGGGACTTTGTTCCTTGTCCAAAGGTTGACTCCTCCGTGGTTATTATCCGTCCCAAAGCTGAAGTTCCTGATGTGAATCTGGACGAGTGGTGGGCTTTCACGAGAACCTGTTTTAGTAAGAAAAATAAGACGTTGGGCGCTACATTTAAGCAGAAGAGGAAGGTATTGGATTTGTTGAGGATCTCCAGAACCTCTTGCTCAAATGGTGAAAGTACCTCCAATGACAGCAATTATGATTGCAGCAATGATGCTGCTGCTGCTGATAATGATGAAGAAGGAGTGGACAGCGATGAAGAAGACATGCCGATGAGTACTGTGTTCAGGAAGAAGATCCTAGGAGTTCTAAACTCAGGTGGTTTTGAAGATAAGAGGCCTTCAAAGCTGTCTAATGAGGAGTTACAGCATTTACTCGCATTATTTAATCAAGCTGGAATATATTTTCATGATCACTCAAAGTCTAGGGATGCAGACAATGTAAAACTTGCTGCAGCTTTGAGTTCATAG